Proteins from a single region of Ornithinimicrobium humiphilum:
- a CDS encoding pirin family protein: protein MTNLEAAPDERVCGGQEPPAGATVIEPRLVPLGGPRAMTVRRTLPSRGRTMIGAYCFLDHYGPDDVSETGGMVVPPHPHTALQTVTWLFSGEVEHRDSTGAVLRVRPGQLNLMTAGHGVCHSEVSVTGPGAPTTLHGVQLWTALPSGSTDVAPHVDRHDAEPMAVDGGVVSVFLGELGLADGRVVSSPVRTYTPLLGAEVRLEPGAVLTLGLDPSFEHGVLLDRGELEVDGTALAPSALLHTAPGRSTTTLRAGAEGALLVLLGGPPFGEQIVMWWNFVGRSHEDVVAAREQWQAELGHDPHGRFGSFDYPGGESLPAPVLPHVRLRPRT, encoded by the coding sequence ATGACGAACCTCGAGGCCGCCCCGGACGAGCGGGTCTGCGGCGGGCAGGAGCCGCCGGCGGGCGCCACGGTGATCGAGCCGCGCCTGGTGCCTCTGGGCGGGCCGCGCGCGATGACGGTGCGCCGCACGCTGCCCTCGCGCGGGCGGACGATGATCGGGGCCTACTGCTTCCTCGACCACTACGGCCCGGACGACGTCTCCGAGACCGGCGGCATGGTCGTCCCGCCGCACCCCCACACCGCGCTGCAGACCGTCACCTGGCTCTTCAGCGGCGAGGTCGAGCACCGCGACAGCACGGGCGCCGTGCTGCGGGTGCGTCCGGGCCAGCTCAACCTCATGACCGCCGGCCACGGCGTGTGCCACAGCGAGGTGTCCGTGACGGGGCCCGGCGCCCCGACCACCCTGCACGGTGTGCAGCTGTGGACCGCGCTGCCGTCCGGGAGCACCGACGTCGCGCCGCACGTGGACCGGCACGACGCCGAGCCGATGGCGGTCGACGGTGGCGTGGTCAGCGTCTTCCTCGGCGAGCTCGGGCTGGCGGACGGTCGGGTCGTGTCCTCGCCGGTGCGCACCTACACCCCGCTGCTCGGGGCCGAGGTGCGCCTGGAGCCGGGGGCCGTCCTCACGCTTGGCCTGGACCCGTCCTTCGAGCACGGGGTGCTGCTCGACCGCGGCGAGCTGGAGGTCGACGGGACGGCGCTCGCCCCGTCCGCGCTGCTGCACACGGCTCCCGGGCGCAGCACGACCACCCTGCGCGCCGGCGCCGAGGGGGCCCTGCTCGTCCTGCTGGGCGGTCCGCCCTTCGGCGAGCAGATCGTCATGTGGTGGAACTTCGTCGGGCGCTCGCACGAGGACGTCGTCGCCGCACGCGAGCAGTGGCAGGCCGAGCTCGGGCACGACCCCCACGGGCGCTTCGGCTCGTTCGACTACCCCGGCGGGGAGTCGCTGCCCGCCCCCGTGCTGCCGCACGTGCGGCTCCGGCCGCGCACCTGA